Proteins from one Triticum aestivum cultivar Chinese Spring chromosome 7A, IWGSC CS RefSeq v2.1, whole genome shotgun sequence genomic window:
- the LOC123147405 gene encoding dihydrolipoyllysine-residue acetyltransferase component 1 of pyruvate dehydrogenase complex, mitochondrial isoform X1, which translates to MLLRTRRCLPAALSRAAVHPRVSPALPSPGAPRQHGPVAVANQGSALEPRSGPIDWVRSSTMARANPATLFPASTGGHYRIGMQARWFSSAGLPPHMVIGMPALSPTMNQGNITKWRKQEGDKIEVGDVICEIETDKATLEFETLEEGYLAKILVPEGSKDVQVGQPIYVTVEESDDIEKIPADTSFGGDHKEDESSGSAAQTVEVDAAEQSPVMSRISPAAKMLIKEHGLNASLLKASGPRGTLLKGDVLAALKSGTALSSAKEKTAPAAPSPQPARDSQVHSQTTSPKSDTFEDITNTQIRKVIAKRLLESKQTTPHLYLSKDVILDPLLAFRNELKEQHGVKVSVNDIVIKAVALALRNVPEANAYWDNSKEEAQKCDSVDISIAVATEKGLMTPIIRNADQKTISAISSEVKQLAEKARAGKLAPNEFQGGTFSISNLGMYPVDHFCAIINPPQAGILAVGRGNKVVVPVMDNDGTEKAAVVTKMMLTLSADHRIFDGQVGGKFFTELALNFSDIRRLLL; encoded by the exons ATGCTCCTCCGGACGCGCCGCTGCCTTCCTGCCGCTCTTTCCCGCGCAGCCGTCCATCCACGCGTCTCCCCTGCGCTGCCCTCCCCTGGAGCCCCGCGACAACATGGCCCCGTGGCCGTGGCGAACCAGGGGAGCGCACTCGAGCCCCGATCTGGACCGATCGATTGGGTTCGGAGCTCCACGATGGCCCGAGCGAATCCGGCAACGCTGTTCCCAGCATCCACTGGGGGACATTACAGG ATTGGTATGCAGGCCCGATGGTTCTCGTCGGCAG GGCTTCCGCCACACATGGTGATTGGGATGCCAGCGCTGTCCCCTACAATG AATCAAGGTAACATCACAAAATGGAGAAAACAGGAAGGCGATAAG ATAGAGGTTGGTGATGTGATCTGTGAGATAGAAACTGACAAAGCCACGCTTGAATTTGAAACTCTTGAAGAGGG GTATCTGGCCAAGATTTTAGTACCTGAAGGTTCAAAGGATGTTCAGGTTGGACAACCCATTTATGTCACG GTCGAAGAATCCGATGATATTGAAAAGATACCTGCTGATACCTCCTTTGGAGGTGACCATAAGGAGGATGAGTCAAGTGGAAGTGCAGCACAAACTGTCGAAGTTGATGCAGCTGAACAAAGCCCAGTAATGAGCCGCATCAGCCCTGCAGCTAAGATGCTGATCAAAGAACATGGTCTTAATGCCTCTTTGCTGAAGGCATCAGGTCCCCGTGGCACCCTTCTGAAAGGTGATGTTTTGGCTGCGTTGAAGTCAGGCACTGCTTTAAGTTCAGCCAAAGAAAAGACAGCTCCAGCTGCACCTTCGCCCCAACCAGCTCGTGATTCCCAAGTTCACTCTCAGACAACTTCACCAAAGAGCGACACATTTGAAGATATAACGAATACTCAGATACGCAAG GTGATTGCAAAAAGGTTGCTTGAATCCAAACAGACTACTCCACATTTGTACCTATCCAAAG ATGTTATACTGGATCCCTTACTCGCATTCAGGAATGAACTCAAAG AGCAACACGGTGTTAAAGTTTCAGTAAATGATATTGTCATAAAAGCTGTGGCACTTGCCTTAAGGAACGTCCCTGAAGCAAATG CTTACTGGGACAATTCGAAGGAAGAAGCCCAGAAGTGTGATTCAGTGGATATATCTATTGCTGTTGCTACAGAGAAG GGCCTGATGACTCCTATAATAAGAAACGCGGATCAAAAGACTATATCAGCAATATCTTCAGAG GTCAAACAGCTAGCCGAAAAGGCACGTGCTGGGAAGCTTGCTCCTAATGAGTTCCAGGGGGGTACTTTCAG TATCTCAAATCTAGGAATGTATCCGGTGGACCACTTCTGTGCTATCATTAATCCTCCACAG GCTGGCATTCTCGCTGTTGGTCGGGGTAACAAGGTTGTGGTGCCTGTGATGGACAATGACG GAACAGAGAAGGCTGCTGTAGTAACAAAGATGATGCTGACACTGTCTGCTGATCATCGTATATTTGATGGGCAAGTAGGAG GCAAGTTTTTCACGGAGCTGGCATTGAACTTCAGCGACATCAGGAGGCTGCTTTTGTAA
- the LOC123147405 gene encoding dihydrolipoyllysine-residue acetyltransferase component 1 of pyruvate dehydrogenase complex, mitochondrial isoform X2 produces the protein MLLRTRRCLPAALSRAAVHPRVSPALPSPGAPRQHGPVAVANQGSALEPRSGPIDWVRSSTMARANPATLFPASTGGHYRIGMQARWFSSAGLPPHMVIGMPALSPTMNQGNITKWRKQEGDKIEVGDVICEIETDKATLEFETLEEGYLAKILVPEGSKDVQVGQPIYVTVEESDDIEKIPADTSFGGDHKEDESSGSAAQTVEVDAAEQSPVMSRISPAAKMLIKEHGLNASLLKASGPRGTLLKGDVLAALKSGTALSSAKEKTAPAAPSPQPARDSQVHSQTTSPKSDTFEDITNTQIRKVIAKRLLESKQTTPHLYLSKDVILDPLLAFRNELKEQHGVKVSVNDIVIKAVALALRNVPEANAYWDNSKEEAQKCDSVDISIAVATEKGLMTPIIRNADQKTISAISSEVKQLAEKARAGKLAPNEFQGGTFSISNLGMYPVDHFCAIINPPQAGILAVGRGNKVVVPVMDNDEKAAVVTKMMLTLSADHRIFDGQVGGKFFTELALNFSDIRRLLL, from the exons ATGCTCCTCCGGACGCGCCGCTGCCTTCCTGCCGCTCTTTCCCGCGCAGCCGTCCATCCACGCGTCTCCCCTGCGCTGCCCTCCCCTGGAGCCCCGCGACAACATGGCCCCGTGGCCGTGGCGAACCAGGGGAGCGCACTCGAGCCCCGATCTGGACCGATCGATTGGGTTCGGAGCTCCACGATGGCCCGAGCGAATCCGGCAACGCTGTTCCCAGCATCCACTGGGGGACATTACAGG ATTGGTATGCAGGCCCGATGGTTCTCGTCGGCAG GGCTTCCGCCACACATGGTGATTGGGATGCCAGCGCTGTCCCCTACAATG AATCAAGGTAACATCACAAAATGGAGAAAACAGGAAGGCGATAAG ATAGAGGTTGGTGATGTGATCTGTGAGATAGAAACTGACAAAGCCACGCTTGAATTTGAAACTCTTGAAGAGGG GTATCTGGCCAAGATTTTAGTACCTGAAGGTTCAAAGGATGTTCAGGTTGGACAACCCATTTATGTCACG GTCGAAGAATCCGATGATATTGAAAAGATACCTGCTGATACCTCCTTTGGAGGTGACCATAAGGAGGATGAGTCAAGTGGAAGTGCAGCACAAACTGTCGAAGTTGATGCAGCTGAACAAAGCCCAGTAATGAGCCGCATCAGCCCTGCAGCTAAGATGCTGATCAAAGAACATGGTCTTAATGCCTCTTTGCTGAAGGCATCAGGTCCCCGTGGCACCCTTCTGAAAGGTGATGTTTTGGCTGCGTTGAAGTCAGGCACTGCTTTAAGTTCAGCCAAAGAAAAGACAGCTCCAGCTGCACCTTCGCCCCAACCAGCTCGTGATTCCCAAGTTCACTCTCAGACAACTTCACCAAAGAGCGACACATTTGAAGATATAACGAATACTCAGATACGCAAG GTGATTGCAAAAAGGTTGCTTGAATCCAAACAGACTACTCCACATTTGTACCTATCCAAAG ATGTTATACTGGATCCCTTACTCGCATTCAGGAATGAACTCAAAG AGCAACACGGTGTTAAAGTTTCAGTAAATGATATTGTCATAAAAGCTGTGGCACTTGCCTTAAGGAACGTCCCTGAAGCAAATG CTTACTGGGACAATTCGAAGGAAGAAGCCCAGAAGTGTGATTCAGTGGATATATCTATTGCTGTTGCTACAGAGAAG GGCCTGATGACTCCTATAATAAGAAACGCGGATCAAAAGACTATATCAGCAATATCTTCAGAG GTCAAACAGCTAGCCGAAAAGGCACGTGCTGGGAAGCTTGCTCCTAATGAGTTCCAGGGGGGTACTTTCAG TATCTCAAATCTAGGAATGTATCCGGTGGACCACTTCTGTGCTATCATTAATCCTCCACAG GCTGGCATTCTCGCTGTTGGTCGGGGTAACAAGGTTGTGGTGCCTGTGATGGACAATGACG AGAAGGCTGCTGTAGTAACAAAGATGATGCTGACACTGTCTGCTGATCATCGTATATTTGATGGGCAAGTAGGAG GCAAGTTTTTCACGGAGCTGGCATTGAACTTCAGCGACATCAGGAGGCTGCTTTTGTAA